Proteins found in one Muntiacus reevesi chromosome 2, mMunRee1.1, whole genome shotgun sequence genomic segment:
- the UQCC4 gene encoding ubiquinol-cytochrome c reductase complex assembly factor 4: protein MSGVLCAPAAGAFQALRLVRWASRSPPPPPSGRTRAQLAAEGDEEDDPHRPLRFSSSRAAPLRWTVKQSLGTEQQRPWWVVLPFSLSLMALVIWCFFRQETSADRWLRRMLLEEVPEPSDASEDPGVPVAHGART from the exons ATGAGCGGCGTTCTGTGCGCGCCGGCTGCCGG GGCGTTCCAGGCGCTGAGGCTCGTGCGCTGGGCTTCCCGAAGCCCGCCTCCGCCGCCCAGCGGCCGGACTCGAGCCCAGCTGGCGGCCGAGGGCGACGAAGAGGATGACCCTCACCGTCCCCTTCGGTTTTCCTCCAGCAGAGCCGCGCCGCTCCGCTGGACAGTGAAGCAGTCCCTGGGAACCGAGCAGCAGCGGCCCTGGTGGGTGGTGCTGCCCTTCAGCCTGTCCCTCATGGCTCTGGTCATTTGGTGCTTCTTTAGGCAGGAGACCAGCGCGGACCGGTGGTTGAGACGGATGTTGCTGGAAGAGGTACCAGAGCCCAGCGACGCTTCTGAAGATCCTGGAGTTCCGGTGGCCCACGGGGCGAGGACTTAA